DNA sequence from the Halobacterium sp. DL1 genome:
CGGCGAACGCCACCCTGCACGTCGCCGCCCTCGAAGGCCGTGTAACCCTCCGCCTGGAGTGCGCCAATCCGAAACACGTTTGCCACCTGCTGGTCGGCGAACAGTACCTCCCAGGAGTCCGTCTGGTCGGGGATAGTCTGCGGTTCGTCGCTCGTGTTCGCGGCTCCGACGGGGACTACGAGGAACTGGTCGCGGTTCTGGGGTACCTGGTCCCCCATCTGGTCGTACAGCGTTCCTTCGGACACGGTTACCTCGACACCGTTGGAGACCCGCGCGGTCTCGCCGTAGGCCAGCGACACCTGGCCGTCGACTTCGTCGACGAACTCTCCCGTCCCACCGTCGCCGCCTCCGCTGTCACTGCCGCCGTCACCTCCACCGCCAGCGTCTCCGCCTGCTGGAGCGCCCCCGCGCCAGGACTGCCGTTTCGCCCGGGCGATGCTCTCGGTGCGAGCAACGTGTGAGATACACCCGACCGTACTCGTACAGTCGGCGAATCCGACGGCGCCGACGCAGTTCACGTCTCTGAAGATGGCGCCCGTGAAACCGTCGTAGCCCGCGATGACGGCCTCGCTCGCCAGGTCGAGGTCCATCGTCCGTCCTTCGCCGACCTGGCCGACGAAGTCGGCGGCGAGCTCCTCGTAGAGGCCCACTGCTTCGGCTTCTGTTTCTCGGCCGGCCGCAGCGGACGTCGCGACCCAGAAGTTGCTCCCGTCGTCGCTGACGTTCCGCTGGAACGTCACGCTGACGTCGAGCACGTCTCCCTCCTCCACCTGGCCTTGCGTCCAACCGTTTTCGGGGAGCAGGGTCGCGTCCAGAAGCAACTCTTCGGAACTCTCGAACTCGATTGGCTCACTCTCCTGGATCGAGTTCGACCTGTTCTCCGCGACCGCGTACCCACTGCCGACCGTCGCAGCCAGCGCTGCACCGGTCAGCTGGAGCATCTTGCGTCGTTGCATGCCAACGCCGAGGTTGTATTATAGAACTGACAAACGTTCTGACAACCTGTCAGTCACGTAGTTGACAACGGGGCCCAGTTACCGACACCGAACGTAGCAATGAGAGCACTCGGCGGCCATCGACGGAGTTGCTCCTACAGTTCCAGCGGACTCGTCTTCAGGTACTCCCGGAGCACGACCGTCGCGTAACTCCCGGAGGGGAGCGAGAACTCAAAGGTCAGCGGGTCGCGCTCGACGGTGAGGTCGGGACGGAGCAGCACCGCACGCCGGGTCCCCTGCGAGTCGAAGTCGCCGGGGAGGTCGAAGTCCCCCGGTTCGAGGTCGAGGTCGGCGAGCACCGAGCGCGCTATCTCGCCGGGTTCGCCCTCGGCGAACTCGGTCTCGGTGCCGACGAGCGGCGCGGTGACGAACGCCCGGCCGCGCTCGCAGTGCCGCGCCATCACGTCGACCCGCGACTCGGTCACGCGCTGCTCTCGCCCCGGGTCCGGGCGCGCGACGCCGTCGGGCGCGTCGGACTCCGCAAACCACACTACGTCGCCGGCCACCGGCTCGTGGAACGGGAGGCCGCGGGCCATGCGCTCGGAGAGCATCCGGTTGAACGCGTACGACTGCGCGGCGTTGACGAACAGGCGCTGGAGGTTCGACGGGAACGTCTCGACGGCGTCCCGGAAGCTCCCGCCGTCTGCGAGTTCGTGGAGCATCGTGCGCTCGTAGCGCAGTCGCCCGGGGAACTCGTCGAGCGCGCCCGCCCAGTCCCGGGTATCTTCGACGTACTCCCGCGCCCGCTGGGAGTCGGCGGGTTCGTACTCCGTCGGGCGGCCGAGGTAGGCCATCGCCGCGCCCTCCCAGTCGTCGCGCAGGATGGCGAGGCCGACCTCGTGGGTGATGGGGCGCTTGCTGCCGAAGCGCTGCTGGCCGAAGTAGTTGGGTGTGGCGACCGCTCCACTCCCGAAATCGCGGAGGTCCTCGGTCACGCCGTCGGCCTTTCCGGGGTTCTCGGGGTCGCGCACGACGACGCGGAACTCGTTGCCCGCGAGGTCGCCGAACTGGAGGCCGCGGCCCGCGCGCCCGACGACCTTGACGTCCGCGTTGCGCACCTCGGGGACGTCCGCGGCGTCGAGGTCCCGGATGGCGAACAGCTGCGTGGTGACGGCGTGGCGGTCCTTCGTCCCCGCCCAGGTGACGCGCTCGCGGCTCATCCCGACGGCGTTCGCGAACGACCGGGCGAAGTCGTTCGTGTCCCAGCCCGTGAGCGTCGCGCGAACCACGAGCCACGGGTAGTCGCCCGTGTCGCCGTCCGCCGGCTGGACGTCGAACTCCTCGATCTCGGTGACGCGGAAGTCCCCGGGGGCGTCGCGGAGGCGGCCGCCGGTGCCGTCGGCGTCGCTCGCGTAGTACTCCATGCCGACGGCGCGTTCGAGTTCGTGGGCCTCGCGCATTCCTCCTCTACTCCGGGGGCCGGCGGCTTAACGCGGGCGGTTCGCCGCCACGGCTATGCGCCCGCCAGCCGTACACCACCAGAATGGCGGACTACCGCCTCGGCTTCGAGTCCTGTGACACGGAGTACGCGGGCGTCGACCTGCCGGTGGAGGGGTCGATTCCGAACTGGCTCGACGGCACCCTCCTGCGGAACGGACCGGGGAAGTTTGAATCGGGTGAGCCGCGCAGCGCATCACCGAACGAGCGAGCACAACCCACCGAGAGTCGCGAGCAGGGCGGCGAGCGGTTGGCCCACTGGTTCGATGGCCTCGCGCTCCTCCGGAAGTTCGCGGTCTGTGACGGCACCGTCACCTACACCAACCGCTTCCTGCGGACCAGGGAGTACCGCTCGGTCGTCGAGGGCGACGGCCTCGGCGCGGGTCAGTTCGGGACGGACGCGAGCCGCGG
Encoded proteins:
- a CDS encoding tRNA pseudouridine synthase D, coding for MREAHELERAVGMEYYASDADGTGGRLRDAPGDFRVTEIEEFDVQPADGDTGDYPWLVVRATLTGWDTNDFARSFANAVGMSRERVTWAGTKDRHAVTTQLFAIRDLDAADVPEVRNADVKVVGRAGRGLQFGDLAGNEFRVVVRDPENPGKADGVTEDLRDFGSGAVATPNYFGQQRFGSKRPITHEVGLAILRDDWEGAAMAYLGRPTEYEPADSQRAREYVEDTRDWAGALDEFPGRLRYERTMLHELADGGSFRDAVETFPSNLQRLFVNAAQSYAFNRMLSERMARGLPFHEPVAGDVVWFAESDAPDGVARPDPGREQRVTESRVDVMARHCERGRAFVTAPLVGTETEFAEGEPGEIARSVLADLDLEPGDFDLPGDFDSQGTRRAVLLRPDLTVERDPLTFEFSLPSGSYATVVLREYLKTSPLEL